The following nucleotide sequence is from Caldalkalibacillus thermarum.
TAAAGGAGTGATAGCATATGTGTAATAAGAAGGGGGAGGGTATAGATATGGCTACGGTATCTTTTGATAAAAAAATGATAATTAAAGATGATACAGCTGCAAATATTTTAATACACGAACTAGAGACTCCAAAGCATGGTAAGTTAATCCAGCCTATCAATATAAGAAAAGAATTACAAAGGGGTAGTTTGCTATTGAAAAAGAAATACTCTCGTTAAGGGAATTTCTTGAATATGCTGGTGAACAAGAGGTCACCAGATACCTTTCTAAATTTTCCTGTAATCGGAACCATGATGTTGAAAATTTTTTAAGAAGTAAAGCAGTCATATATGAAAAGGTTTCAAAAAGCAGAACGTATCTCCTTGTGGATAAGTATGCTTTAGAGAATAATAATGAAATTGAAATCATCGCATATTTTGCATTAACTGTTAAGCCTTTATATATTGGAGAAAATGTATCGAATAGTGTACGCAAAAGGCTTGATGGACTGTTTAAAAATACTGAAAATGTTGCAGGGTATTTAATTGGACAGTTAGGTAAAAATGACGTATACAAAGATCGAATATCCGGAAATGAAATATTAGGATATGCTATAAGTCTTATTATCGAAGCTTTTAACCTTGTTGGGGGAAGATTTGTTTTTGTTGAATGCGAAGATTGCCAGAAACTCATATCCTTTTACGAAAAAAATAATTTTAAAGTCTTGCAAAAGGATAATGAAACAGGTCTTGTTCAGTTATTTCGAATATTGGGTTAATTTTTTATAAGATTAGTAACTTAATGTCTCCGGTTCAAAATCGTGTTAAACACTCGCCTGCCTCCTGCCGATATATAAAGTAAAGGTAACTATCGGTGAAGGAGGCTTTTTTTATGGGAATCGAACCGGTCACATCGTCTTCACTGCATGTTAACCTGCAGCGCAAAGGGGAAAGCGAGATTCGCACCCAGCATCGGGAACAATCCCAGCAACCGGCCGAACAGCGCTTAAGTTCACCCCAGCTGGAACTGACCAAAGAAGATTTGGAAAAGACCCTTAAAGGATTGAATGAATTTTTGAAACCGGCATATAAAACTTTGCGTTTTGAACTTTACGAAGAGCTGGACCGCTATATTGTACGCCTGGTGGATCAGGAGAGCCAGGAAGTGATCCGGGAGATTCCCCCTGAGAAACTTCTTGATATGTACGTCTCCATGCTTCAGTTTGTCGGGCTGATTGTCGATGAAAAAGTGTAACTTGATGGCTGGAGGCGGTCAGCTGCCATTCAAGGGCAGGTAAAGAAAACACAATCGACAAACGGGAGGGTCACAGATGCGCATTGCCGGTTTGGCCTCAGGTATGGATATTAACCAGATTGTCCAAGACTTGATGCGGGCTGAACGGATCCCGATGGACAAGCTGTTCCAGCGGAGGGAATGGTTGAGCTGGCAGCGGGATGCCTACCGGGAGATGAACCTCGCCTTGAGAACCTTCCGGGATACGCACGCCCATATGCGTTTGCAGTCCACATTCATTGCCCTGCAAGCGATGAGCTCTAATGCAAGTGGCTTAAAGGCAACGGCCACAGCCTCAGCTCAGGCGGGAACCTATACCGTGGAAGTCATCCAGTTAGCGAAAGGGGCGGAGATCCGTTCCGAGCAACGGATCAAAGACAAAGACGGGAACGATGTCAAAGCCTCAACCAATATCTTTGCAGCCATGGGACGTGATGCAACAGAAGGCAGCTTCACCATCAAGGTCAGCGTGAACGATGGAACGAACCAACGGACAGCCGAGATCACCATCACTGCCGAAGATACCTTTTCCACACTGGCCCGCAAACTGTCCCGGGCTTCAGTGACTGAAGATGGCAAGGAGGTTTCCTTAGGTCTTCAAGCCTCTTTTGATGACACCCTGGGCCGCTTTTTTATCAGTACCCGAGAAACAGGGGAACATATGCAGCTGACCATCGGGGATGGAGTGGACGGTGCCAGCCAAACAGTCGAGTTTATCGACAAATATATTTTAGGCCGCACTGATCCTGCCACGTATGAGGGCACGTATACCGCTCAAGGACAAAATGCTATCGTTGATTTTGACGGCATTGATACAATCGAACATACTACCAATAACATCTCGGTGCGGGGGATGAACCTGACCTTGTACCAGACGGGGGAATATACGGTTACGGTCCAATCCAATCCTGATCAGGTCTTTGAGCAGATTAAAGCCTTTGTCGAAGCGTATAATGAACTGATCGACAAAATTAATGAAAAACTGAATGAACCCCGTTACAGGGACTATCCTCCGCTGACCGACGAGCAGCGGGAAGCCTTGTCCGAAACGGAGGCCAAGCGCTGGGACGAACGGGCCCGGAGCGGCCTGTTGCGCAATGATCCCCTCCTGCGCCAGGTGCTGGTTGACCTGCGCCAGGCTTGGACCAACCCGATAGAAGGCATTCCTGCCGGCCAGTTGCGCCACTTGGCGGAAATCGGCATTACCACCTCAAGCAACTGGCGGGACGGGGGCAGGCTGGTCATTAACGAAGCCAAGTTGCGGGAAGCGATTGCTGAGCGTCCTGATGAAGTCATGGCCTTGTTTACGCAAGCTCCGGCGGAAGAAGGCAACCGGGATCAAATGGGCATCGGGCGGCGCATCTATCAGGTGGTGGGTGACAGCATCAGCCGCCTCCGTGACCGGGCCGGTTCCCCGGGCATCACGACAGGGGATCAAAGTGTCTTGGGGCGGCAATTGCGTGACATAGATGATCAGATTGCCCGTTGGGAAGACCGTTTGGCCCGCATTGAGGAACGTTACTGGCGCCAGTTTACCGCGATGGAGAAGGCCATTAATGACATGAACCAGCAAACCATGTTCCTGCTGACCCACTTCTTTAACATGTAAGGCTGACACTTCTTCAACGTGAAAAGCTCATTTTAACCGGGGAGCGCATTTCCATATTTGATTAAAGGAACGATTTAAGCTGTCAAAGGAGCTCTGTCCATGGAGACACACAGAGAACTGCTTCAACGGCTGTATGCTGAAACCTGCCGTATCCGGGAGCAACTGGCCCGTGTCCATGAGGATATGAACAAGAATGACCCGGCTGTCGTGGAACAGTTGCAGGCGGCGGTTGAGGCACGGGGCCACACAATAGCCAAGCTGCAACATCTGCAGCAGGAGGGCAGCTTGGCTTGGACAGGGGAGGAAAAGGAACTCTTAGCCCGGCTTAAAGATTGGGAACCGGAACTGAACGAACGGCTGCGCAGCTTGTACACTGCTTTTGCCCGGCAACTGCAGAAGCTGAACCAAGGCAAGCAGGCCGCGCACAAATACCAGCAGCCTTATGCGGCCATATACACAGACGGAACCTATATTGACAAGCGCAAGTAAGGATTGTCCTGAAAGGAGGCGTCTCATTGTCTGTCCGCAATCCCTATCAAACGTACAAGCACAATGCGGTGCAAACCGCCTCTCCCGGCGAATTAACGCTCATGTTATATAACGGGTGCCTTAATTTTATTAAGCAAGCCCGGCAGGCGATAGAGGAAAATAACATCCAAGAGCGGAACAAGTATATGCAAAAGGCGCAGGATATCATCCGGGAGCTGATGGTCACCCTGAACACGGATTACGCTGTGGCCAAGGATATGCTGCGGATGTATGACTATATACTCCGCCGCCTGATTGAAGCCAATATCAACAATGACGCGGCCATTTTGGATGAGGTGGAAACATACGTCAGCCAGTTCCGCGACACCTGGAAAGAGGTTTTGCGTTTGAACCGGCAAAAACAGTATGGTGGAGGAGTCCCGCATGATGGCAAATTCTAAGCTTGAGAGCCGTAAAATTGTCGCTTTCCGTCTGGGAACGGAAGAGTATGGCGTTCCCATCGGGCAGGTGGTTTCCATTGAACGGATGCAAAAACCAACCAAAATTCCCAAAGTGCCCCAACATATACGCGGCGTGTTGAATATCCGCCAGCAAGTGATTCCCATCGCGGATTTACGCACCTATCTGTTGGAAGCAGAGTGCACGGACGAAGACGATGCGCGCATCATTGTCATTGATGTGGACGGCCGCTCAATGGGTTTGGTGGTGGATGAAGCCAAGGATGTTGTGGACATTGACCCGGACCAGGTCCAGCAAGTGGACTTGCATGGCGCTGCTTCTGAAAGCGTGCTCGGGATTGCCAAAGTGGACGAGCGGCTGATTATTCTGATGAACATGTCTAAGCTGTTAAATGAGCTGGACCCCTCTGGCATTTTGCAGGAGATTCAGCACGTGGCCCAGCTCGAACAGCAGGATGGGGAAGAAGCTGAACCGGCTGAGGCCGATGGGGAAGGTGCTGATGAAAAAGTAAGCCAAGCAGCAGAAGATGGGCTTGCCAAATAGACGCTACCCCGGCCCTGAAGCGGCCGGTTTTTTATTGTGTGCATAAACAGGAATGTTGTGGACAGGGACAACATTAGCCAACTGGTTCACTGTCAAGAAAATGTCTATCTTTTTCGACAAAAATGTGAAAAAAGTCTAAGTTTAGGTAGGAATTTTAGGAAAAATGTCGAATAAGTATAACACAAAGTGAGAGGAGGATGAGACCATGAAATTTAATATTCGTGGGGAAAATATTGAGGTCACTCCGGCTTTGCGCGATTATGTGGAAAAGAAGGTCGGACGCCTGGAGCGGTACTTTAATGAAGACATTACCTCCGATGTATATGTCACCTTGAAAGTGACCCGGGATGAACACAGCGTGGAAGTAACCATCCCCATGCCGAAGTTGCTCCTCCGTGCCGAGGAAAAGAGCCTGGACATGTATGCCTCAATTGATCTGGTTGTGGAAAAACTGGAGCGCCAAATCCGTAAATATAAAACCAAGATCAACCGCAAATTCCGGCAAGACGGAAGTGTGAAGCAGCTTTTCCAAGAGGTGAATGGCCAAGCCGAAGAGACGCATGAAGAAGAAACAGATGACAAAATTGAGATCGTGCGTACCAAACGGTTTAACTTAAAGCCGATGGATGCCGAGGAAGCCGTGTTGCAAATGGATCTGTTGGGTCACAATTTCTTTGTCTTTTCCGATGCAGAAACCCAAAAGGTGAGCGTGGTTTACAAGCGCAAGGATGGCCGTTACGGCCTGATTCAGCCGGAATAAAACGAAAATAAACCTAAAAAAGGGCTGTCCCCAAAGCATTCCTTTGGTGACAGCCCTTCATTTTACAGGGAGATGAGTTGAACGCAGCTTAAGCATGAACACTGCTTGATTCAGCCCTTGTGAACACAGCTTGATCTAGCCTTACATCCGGGGTGTGGTGTGCAGCAGCCGCTCTATCTCTTCAGAGGGCATGGGTCTGCTGAATAAGAATCCTTGTGCCTCATCACAGCCAAAATCTTTAAGCAAAGTGAATTGCTCCTCGTATTCCACGCCTTCAGCACACACTTTCAGGCCCAACCGGTGCCCCAATTCTATAATGGTTTTCACAATTTCCTGATCTTTGTGTTGGTTGTGCATATCCATAATAAAAGAGCGGTCGATTTTGATCAAGTCCAGTGGGAAGTGCTTTAAATATTGCAAAGAAGAGTAATACATGCCAAAATCGTCGACGGCGAGCTGGATGCCCCGGGATTTTAATTGCTTTAAGGTAGCGGCAGTTTGTTCCAGGTTGGTCATCATCGCTGATTCGGTGATCTCCACTCTGAGACTAGCGGGTTCCAATCCGGTTGTGTCCAGGACTTGCTGCACGATACCGGCTAGATTATCTTGCTGAAATTGTAAGGCTGAAAAATTGACAGAGACATGAATTGGGCGCCCCTCCTGCTGCTGCCATGTTTTTACTTGCTGGCAGGCAGTCTGTAACACCCACTGCCCAATGGCTGTGATTAAGCCATTGGCTTCAGCCACAGGCAAGAATTCACTGGGTGACACCAATCCCAGCGTGGGATGCTCCCAGCGGATAAGGGCTTCCATCCCGCAAATGGTTCCTGTTGTGTTATCGATTTGGGGCTGGTAGTAAACACGGAGCTGATTGTTTTCCAGCGCATGAGGCAGGTCATGTTCCAACACAATGTGCTTTAACTGGTCAACATTCATATCTCCCTTAAAAAGCCGGTATTGTTTGTCTCCTGCTCCGTCATGAACAGCATGATGGATCATAACCTGGGTGCCTTGCTGTTCCGATAGGTCTCTGAAGTAGATGGCGACAATATCTTGGGAAGAGGAAACGGTCACTTCAAACCACCGGTTCAGGGGCGCATACCATTCTCTGAATTGCCTGGCCTGCTTGTCCCCTGGGCGGGTATAGGCCTGGTAAAACTTGGTATCTTTCAGTTCAGGAAATGCATCCCAGAAATTTTTGCCAATCAGGTTGAAACGGTCAATGTTAAACAGCTGTTCTATGGCTGGATTAAGATAGAGAAATTCCCAGTGGCGATTAAGGATAATATACCCGCCTTGGATGTTTTCTAAGACGGTTAGGACCTGTTGTCCTGATTTAATGAGTGTCTCTTCCATTTCTTTATTGACGAGTTGGAGACTTGGAGCAGACTGATTGCTCTTTTTTGCCATACAGGTACCTACCTCTCAGCTTGCAGGATATAAAAAAACCACACCCGTCTATGAGGGATGTGGTTTTGATCCCCATAAACGGCAGCTGGCTGGCATAGCCCTGGCGGACCTTAGCCCCTGTAGCTTTGCGTCACTGTGTTTCCACAGTTTTGCCTTTATCGTTTTTATATTTAAATTTGTTGTTATCATTCGTCAGACAATCATCCTGGCTGGTAAAAATAAACTTTTGTCGTGCAAATATAGAATGACAAATATCAAACTAAAAGAACCAACTCAATACGATGGTACACATGTGAGACATGATGGCCATTAATCATGGTCATAGTCATACTATAATAATGATAAATAATTTCAGACTGTTGATCAATAGTATTATCGCCATATTTCGAATGATTTTGACACAATTCGATAAAAACTGCCCCTCCATGCTACTTTGCCCCCTTCCCCACATTCCTTGTGTCCCTCCGCTTTCATCTGGTAAAATAGGCATGATGTCACTCGCCTGATCACCTACAGAACAGAGCTGGCGAAAACTATGGTTGAGGACAAGGGACAGGCGCTGAAAAGGAGCGATCAATGATGCTCGGATGGTTGA
It contains:
- a CDS encoding acetyltransferase → MDKYALENNNEIEIIAYFALTVKPLYIGENVSNSVRKRLDGLFKNTENVAGYLIGQLGKNDVYKDRISGNEILGYAISLIIEAFNLVGGRFVFVECEDCQKLISFYEKNNFKVLQKDNETGLVQLFRILG
- the flaG gene encoding flagellar protein FlaG is translated as MGIEPVTSSSLHVNLQRKGESEIRTQHREQSQQPAEQRLSSPQLELTKEDLEKTLKGLNEFLKPAYKTLRFELYEELDRYIVRLVDQESQEVIREIPPEKLLDMYVSMLQFVGLIVDEKV
- a CDS encoding flagellar hook-associated protein 2, translating into MRIAGLASGMDINQIVQDLMRAERIPMDKLFQRREWLSWQRDAYREMNLALRTFRDTHAHMRLQSTFIALQAMSSNASGLKATATASAQAGTYTVEVIQLAKGAEIRSEQRIKDKDGNDVKASTNIFAAMGRDATEGSFTIKVSVNDGTNQRTAEITITAEDTFSTLARKLSRASVTEDGKEVSLGLQASFDDTLGRFFISTRETGEHMQLTIGDGVDGASQTVEFIDKYILGRTDPATYEGTYTAQGQNAIVDFDGIDTIEHTTNNISVRGMNLTLYQTGEYTVTVQSNPDQVFEQIKAFVEAYNELIDKINEKLNEPRYRDYPPLTDEQREALSETEAKRWDERARSGLLRNDPLLRQVLVDLRQAWTNPIEGIPAGQLRHLAEIGITTSSNWRDGGRLVINEAKLREAIAERPDEVMALFTQAPAEEGNRDQMGIGRRIYQVVGDSISRLRDRAGSPGITTGDQSVLGRQLRDIDDQIARWEDRLARIEERYWRQFTAMEKAINDMNQQTMFLLTHFFNM
- the fliS gene encoding flagellar export chaperone FliS, giving the protein MSVRNPYQTYKHNAVQTASPGELTLMLYNGCLNFIKQARQAIEENNIQERNKYMQKAQDIIRELMVTLNTDYAVAKDMLRMYDYILRRLIEANINNDAAILDEVETYVSQFRDTWKEVLRLNRQKQYGGGVPHDGKF
- a CDS encoding chemotaxis protein CheW → MANSKLESRKIVAFRLGTEEYGVPIGQVVSIERMQKPTKIPKVPQHIRGVLNIRQQVIPIADLRTYLLEAECTDEDDARIIVIDVDGRSMGLVVDEAKDVVDIDPDQVQQVDLHGAASESVLGIAKVDERLIILMNMSKLLNELDPSGILQEIQHVAQLEQQDGEEAEPAEADGEGADEKVSQAAEDGLAK
- the hpf gene encoding ribosome hibernation-promoting factor, HPF/YfiA family, whose translation is MKFNIRGENIEVTPALRDYVEKKVGRLERYFNEDITSDVYVTLKVTRDEHSVEVTIPMPKLLLRAEEKSLDMYASIDLVVEKLERQIRKYKTKINRKFRQDGSVKQLFQEVNGQAEETHEEETDDKIEIVRTKRFNLKPMDAEEAVLQMDLLGHNFFVFSDAETQKVSVVYKRKDGRYGLIQPE
- a CDS encoding sensor domain-containing protein, whose protein sequence is MAKKSNQSAPSLQLVNKEMEETLIKSGQQVLTVLENIQGGYIILNRHWEFLYLNPAIEQLFNIDRFNLIGKNFWDAFPELKDTKFYQAYTRPGDKQARQFREWYAPLNRWFEVTVSSSQDIVAIYFRDLSEQQGTQVMIHHAVHDGAGDKQYRLFKGDMNVDQLKHIVLEHDLPHALENNQLRVYYQPQIDNTTGTICGMEALIRWEHPTLGLVSPSEFLPVAEANGLITAIGQWVLQTACQQVKTWQQQEGRPIHVSVNFSALQFQQDNLAGIVQQVLDTTGLEPASLRVEITESAMMTNLEQTAATLKQLKSRGIQLAVDDFGMYYSSLQYLKHFPLDLIKIDRSFIMDMHNQHKDQEIVKTIIELGHRLGLKVCAEGVEYEEQFTLLKDFGCDEAQGFLFSRPMPSEEIERLLHTTPRM